From the genome of Azospira restricta, one region includes:
- a CDS encoding NADPH-dependent FMN reductase, producing the protein MSQYRIAVVVGSLRKDSINRQLANAVVRLAPPEFEFRQLQIGDLPLYNQDDDADQAAPVKRLKAEIAAADGVLFVTPEYNRSLPGVLKNAIDNASRPYGHSAWAGKPAGVLGASVGAIGSALAQQHLRNILAYLDMPTLGQPEAFIQVKEGTFDADGNLGEGVRKFLQGWMDRYVDWVKFHAAGR; encoded by the coding sequence ATGAGCCAGTACCGGATCGCCGTCGTCGTCGGCAGCCTGCGCAAGGATTCGATCAACCGCCAACTGGCGAACGCCGTCGTCCGCCTGGCGCCGCCGGAGTTCGAGTTCCGGCAGCTGCAGATCGGCGACCTGCCGCTCTACAACCAGGACGACGACGCCGACCAGGCGGCGCCGGTCAAGCGCCTGAAGGCCGAGATCGCCGCCGCCGACGGCGTGCTCTTCGTCACCCCGGAATACAACCGCTCGCTGCCCGGCGTGCTGAAGAACGCCATCGACAACGCCTCGCGCCCCTACGGCCACAGCGCCTGGGCCGGCAAGCCGGCCGGCGTGCTCGGCGCCTCGGTCGGCGCCATCGGCAGCGCGCTGGCGCAGCAGCACCTGCGCAACATCCTCGCCTACCTCGACATGCCGACGCTGGGCCAGCCCGAGGCCTTCATCCAGGTCAAGGAAGGCACCTTCGACGCCGACGGCAACCTCGGCGAGGGCGTGCGCAAGTTCCTGCAGGGGTGGATGGATCGCTATGTGGACTGGGTGAAGTTCCACGCGGCGGGCCGCTAG